A part of Melittangium boletus DSM 14713 genomic DNA contains:
- a CDS encoding S46 family peptidase — MPHRLLALGFLLALPAAAEEGMWTYDAFPREAVKKAHGFAPTQEWLDHVRLSSVRLAGGCSASFVSPEGLVMTNHHCIRSCVQDLSSPRNDYLAKGFFAKQAKDELRCPKVEANQLVEMTDVTARLEGVTKGKSGADFNTALKAEMSRIESECATGPELRCDVVTLFNGGRYQLYKYRRYQDVRLVFAPEFSMAAFGGDADNFNFPRYGFDAAFLRVWDASGQPLKTEHSLAWAKDGAKEGDLVFVSGHPGGTERQSTVAELEFQRDVALPYILLNLSEMRGMLREYASGSPERWRTTRSELRAVENGLKALRGRHQALAEPALLADKRRAEATLREQGGVDEALASTASALDGWRPLLAAHRLKEGGDGFNSELFAMARRLVRAAEELPKPNAERLREYTDAQLPGLRQGLLRAAPIPADLERVKLTFGFNKLRETLGADDAFVQTVLGREAPEDLARALVKGTKLFDVKERQRLLDGGAAAIAASKDPMILLARRVDAPSREVRKRYEDTVESVLKKNGEVLARARLAAYGTTGYPDATFTLRLSYGTVQGWREPDGRSVAPLTTFAGAYARHTGKEPFRLPDTWMKAQGKVPGDTPLDVATTNDIIGGNSGSPLVDREGRVVGLIFDGNLPSLGGRFSYVPETHRAVGVHGEGLLLGLERVYGAERLVKELRAQQR; from the coding sequence TTGCCGCATCGTTTGCTCGCCCTCGGTTTCCTGCTGGCCCTCCCCGCCGCCGCGGAGGAGGGAATGTGGACCTATGACGCCTTCCCCCGGGAGGCGGTGAAGAAGGCCCATGGTTTCGCGCCCACCCAGGAATGGTTGGATCACGTGCGCCTGTCCTCCGTGCGGCTCGCCGGGGGCTGCTCCGCGAGCTTCGTGTCGCCCGAGGGATTGGTGATGACCAATCACCACTGCATCCGCTCGTGCGTGCAGGACCTGTCCTCGCCCCGGAATGACTACCTGGCCAAGGGCTTCTTCGCGAAGCAGGCCAAGGACGAGCTGCGCTGCCCCAAGGTGGAGGCCAACCAGCTCGTGGAGATGACGGACGTCACCGCGCGGCTCGAGGGCGTCACGAAGGGCAAGAGCGGCGCGGACTTCAACACCGCGCTCAAGGCGGAGATGTCGCGCATCGAGTCCGAGTGCGCCACCGGGCCCGAGCTGCGCTGCGACGTGGTGACGCTCTTCAACGGCGGCCGCTACCAGCTCTACAAGTACCGCCGCTATCAGGACGTGCGCCTGGTCTTCGCGCCCGAGTTCTCCATGGCCGCCTTTGGCGGAGACGCGGACAACTTCAACTTCCCCCGCTATGGCTTCGACGCCGCCTTCCTGCGCGTGTGGGACGCCTCGGGCCAGCCGCTCAAGACGGAGCACTCGCTCGCGTGGGCGAAGGACGGTGCGAAGGAGGGAGACCTGGTCTTCGTCTCCGGTCACCCGGGCGGCACCGAGCGCCAGAGCACGGTGGCGGAGCTGGAGTTCCAGCGCGATGTGGCGCTGCCCTACATCCTGCTGAACCTCTCGGAGATGCGGGGCATGCTGCGCGAGTACGCCTCGGGCTCGCCCGAGCGCTGGCGCACCACGCGCTCCGAGCTGCGCGCCGTGGAGAACGGACTCAAGGCGCTGCGGGGCCGGCACCAGGCCCTGGCCGAGCCCGCGCTGCTCGCGGACAAGCGCCGGGCGGAGGCGACGCTGCGCGAGCAGGGCGGTGTGGACGAGGCGTTGGCGTCCACCGCGAGCGCGCTGGATGGCTGGCGGCCCCTGCTCGCCGCGCACCGGTTGAAGGAGGGCGGCGACGGCTTCAATTCCGAGCTGTTCGCCATGGCGCGCAGACTCGTGCGCGCGGCGGAGGAGCTGCCCAAGCCCAACGCGGAGCGGCTGCGCGAGTACACGGATGCCCAGTTGCCTGGACTGCGCCAGGGGCTGTTGCGCGCGGCGCCCATCCCCGCGGACCTGGAGCGCGTGAAGCTCACCTTCGGCTTCAACAAGCTGCGCGAGACGCTGGGCGCGGACGATGCCTTCGTCCAGACGGTGCTCGGCCGCGAGGCGCCGGAGGATCTGGCGCGCGCGCTGGTGAAGGGCACGAAGCTCTTCGACGTGAAGGAGCGCCAGCGGCTGCTCGACGGCGGCGCGGCGGCGATCGCGGCGTCGAAGGATCCGATGATCCTCCTGGCGCGCCGGGTGGACGCCCCGTCGCGCGAGGTGCGCAAGCGCTACGAGGACACGGTGGAGTCGGTGCTCAAGAAGAATGGCGAGGTGCTCGCGCGGGCGCGCCTGGCGGCGTATGGCACCACGGGCTACCCGGACGCGACCTTCACCCTGCGTCTGAGCTACGGCACGGTCCAGGGCTGGCGGGAGCCGGATGGCAGGAGCGTGGCGCCGCTGACGACGTTCGCCGGAGCCTACGCGCGCCACACGGGCAAGGAGCCCTTCCGCCTGCCGGACACGTGGATGAAGGCCCAGGGCAAGGTGCCGGGTGACACGCCCCTCGACGTGGCCACCACCAACGACATCATCGGCGGCAACTCGGGCTCGCCGCTGGTGGACCGCGAGGGCCGGGTGGTGGGGCTCATCTTCGACGGCAACCTGCCCTCGCTCGGGGGCCGGTTCTCCTATGTGCCGGAAACCCACCGCGCCGTGGGCGTGCATGGCGAGGGGCTGCTGCTGGGCCTCGAGCGCGTGTATGGCGCGGAGCGGCTGGTGAAGGAGCTGCGCGCCCAGCAGCGCTAG
- a CDS encoding HAD family hydrolase, with the protein MNTPIRAVILDLGNVLAFHDNALLFRRLGARAGLDAEEAGRRLSGAGWTAANRGLLGPEGIRRDVCGALGVDLPMEEFNALWNCHFTIHEAVLPRVEGLEGRVKRILLSNTNVLHAAWLKPRLPVLERFDHLVLSCEVGHVKPEPAIYEEALRHAGCEPHQAAFFDDLPEYVAAANTLGMRGHLFTTANAFDGQLRALGLE; encoded by the coding sequence ATGAACACGCCCATCCGTGCCGTCATCCTGGACCTGGGCAACGTCCTCGCCTTCCACGACAACGCCCTGCTCTTCCGCCGGTTGGGAGCGCGCGCGGGGCTCGACGCCGAGGAGGCCGGCCGCCGGCTGTCCGGCGCGGGTTGGACGGCGGCCAACCGGGGACTGCTCGGCCCCGAGGGCATCCGGCGCGACGTGTGCGGCGCGCTGGGAGTGGATCTCCCCATGGAGGAATTCAACGCGCTCTGGAACTGCCACTTCACGATTCATGAGGCGGTACTGCCCCGCGTGGAGGGGTTGGAGGGCCGGGTGAAGCGCATCCTCCTGTCCAACACCAATGTGTTGCACGCGGCCTGGCTGAAGCCGAGGCTGCCCGTGTTGGAGCGGTTCGATCACCTGGTGCTCAGCTGCGAGGTGGGGCACGTGAAGCCCGAGCCCGCCATCTACGAGGAAGCGCTCCGGCACGCGGGCTGCGAGCCCCACCAGGCGGCCTTCTTCGATGACCTGCCCGAGTACGTGGCCGCCGCGAACACCCTGGGCATGCGCGGCCACCTGTTCACCACCGCCAACGCCTTCGACGGACAGCTCCGGGCGCTCGGGCTGGAGTGA
- a CDS encoding glutathione S-transferase family protein, with the protein MRELTLVVGSKHLSSWSLRPYLALAHTGQPFREVVIALDQADSTANIKKYSPSGHVPVLLHGELAVWDSLAICEYLAEQFPEARLWPEAPEARAWARSVTAEMHAGFSALRSNMPMNLRARRPGEGRAPGVAEDIARITSLWTECRSRFGRGGGPFLLGAFSIADAFYAPVVTRFVTYEVELDAECAAYRDAVLALPAMKAWTQAATA; encoded by the coding sequence ATGAGAGAACTCACCCTCGTCGTTGGTTCCAAACACCTGTCGTCCTGGTCCCTGAGGCCCTATCTCGCGCTCGCCCACACCGGGCAGCCCTTTCGCGAGGTGGTGATTGCCCTGGACCAGGCGGACTCGACCGCGAACATCAAGAAGTACTCGCCCAGTGGACACGTGCCGGTGCTTCTGCACGGCGAATTGGCCGTCTGGGATTCCCTCGCCATCTGCGAGTACCTGGCCGAGCAATTCCCCGAGGCGCGTTTGTGGCCCGAGGCGCCCGAGGCGCGGGCCTGGGCTCGCTCCGTCACCGCGGAGATGCACGCGGGCTTTTCCGCGCTGCGCTCGAACATGCCCATGAACTTGAGAGCCCGCAGGCCGGGAGAGGGCCGCGCGCCGGGTGTCGCCGAGGACATCGCGCGCATCACCTCGCTGTGGACGGAGTGCCGCTCGCGCTTTGGCCGTGGGGGAGGTCCGTTCCTCCTGGGCGCCTTCTCCATCGCGGACGCCTTCTACGCGCCGGTCGTCACGCGCTTCGTCACCTATGAGGTGGAACTGGACGCGGAGTGCGCCGCCTACCGGGACGCGGTGCTCGCCCTGCCGGCCATGAAGGCCTGGACCCAGGCGGCCACGGCGTAG
- a CDS encoding NfeD family protein — protein sequence MSGRAGQFLVLFALGLLLLGQASRAVEPPTSATLSRCVLEGTVDAGTSAYLVECVRRAQEAGHQALLIRLDTPGGELEATRAMVRAFLSARVPVLVWVGPSGARAGSAGVFITLASHLAGMAPGTHIGAAHPVVGLGGQDPEKVGGEEMARKIENDTAAFAEAIARERGRDAEWAIRAVRESESVPAEKALALGVIETVAPTEASFLEQAQGRVVSVSGTPVTLHTAQARIVDLDPTPSQRLLHALAQPAVVYLLFLLAGLGLAVEFAHPGLFVPGLTGVVCLVLALLASAALPVRAGAIVLLVLGVGLLVAELFITSGLLGASGLLLLVLGGVFLVDRFDPGWFIDRPLQVPLRTVLPFAVLVAAAAVYLARRAAETRRVPQLAGDLGLVGERGHVLEAVSASGGEVFVHGERWSARASADIPSGAPVVVRRVEGLTLYVDEVKT from the coding sequence ATGAGCGGGCGGGCGGGACAGTTCCTGGTGTTGTTCGCGTTGGGCCTGCTCCTGCTCGGTCAGGCGTCCCGGGCGGTCGAGCCCCCGACTTCCGCCACCCTCTCCCGCTGCGTTCTCGAGGGCACCGTCGATGCCGGGACCAGTGCCTACCTGGTCGAGTGTGTCCGTCGCGCCCAGGAGGCGGGACATCAAGCCCTGCTCATCCGGCTCGACACCCCCGGCGGGGAACTCGAGGCCACGCGCGCCATGGTCCGGGCGTTCCTCTCGGCCCGCGTTCCCGTGCTGGTGTGGGTGGGACCGTCGGGAGCCCGGGCTGGCAGCGCGGGGGTCTTCATCACACTCGCCTCGCACCTGGCGGGCATGGCCCCCGGAACCCATATCGGCGCCGCTCATCCCGTCGTCGGCCTGGGTGGACAGGACCCCGAGAAGGTCGGCGGCGAGGAGATGGCCCGGAAGATCGAGAACGACACCGCCGCCTTCGCCGAGGCCATCGCCCGGGAGCGGGGCCGCGACGCCGAGTGGGCCATCCGCGCCGTGCGGGAAAGCGAGAGCGTCCCCGCGGAGAAGGCCCTCGCGCTCGGCGTCATCGAGACCGTCGCTCCCACCGAGGCGTCCTTCCTGGAGCAGGCCCAGGGCCGTGTCGTGTCCGTGTCCGGCACGCCCGTCACCCTGCACACCGCCCAGGCGCGGATCGTCGATCTGGATCCCACGCCCTCCCAGCGTCTGTTGCACGCGCTCGCCCAGCCCGCCGTCGTCTATCTCCTCTTCCTGCTCGCCGGACTTGGCCTCGCCGTGGAGTTCGCCCATCCCGGCTTGTTCGTCCCCGGCCTCACCGGTGTGGTGTGCCTGGTGCTCGCCCTGCTCGCCTCCGCGGCGCTGCCCGTGCGCGCCGGTGCGATCGTGCTGCTCGTGCTCGGCGTGGGACTGCTCGTGGCCGAGCTCTTCATCACCAGTGGACTGCTGGGGGCCTCGGGCCTGTTGCTGCTCGTGCTCGGGGGCGTGTTCCTCGTGGACCGGTTCGATCCGGGGTGGTTCATCGACCGGCCCTTGCAGGTACCCCTGCGCACGGTGCTGCCCTTCGCCGTCCTGGTCGCCGCGGCCGCCGTCTATCTCGCCCGGCGCGCCGCCGAGACGCGCCGTGTGCCCCAACTCGCCGGAGACCTGGGGCTCGTGGGGGAGCGGGGCCATGTGCTCGAGGCCGTGTCGGCCTCCGGGGGCGAGGTGTTCGTCCACGGCGAGCGCTGGTCCGCCCGTGCTTCCGCCGACATTCCCTCCGGCGCTCCCGTGGTGGTGCGCCGGGTGGAGGGACTCACTCTGTACGTCGATGAGGTGAAGACATGA
- a CDS encoding slipin family protein has product MTDFFGLFGLLIPLAILLLVFLSGVRIVNEYQSGVVFRLGRFVGLKRAGFRWLIPLVERMVIIDMRTVARDVPPQDVITRDNVSVKVNAVVYFRVIHADKAVLQVEDFLYATSQLAQTTLRAILGQVELDQLLSERERINRDIQKVLDAHTDPWGIKVSNVEVKHIDLPVEMQRAIARQAEAERERRAKIIAAEGEHQAAEKLSLAAEVLDRNPITLQLRYLQTLVEITGGGNQTIIPIPLDLLRTLGLHPKGSG; this is encoded by the coding sequence ATGACCGATTTCTTCGGCCTGTTCGGGCTGCTCATTCCGCTGGCCATCCTCCTGCTCGTCTTCCTGTCCGGTGTGCGCATCGTCAATGAGTACCAGTCCGGCGTCGTCTTCCGGCTCGGGCGCTTCGTGGGCCTCAAGCGCGCGGGCTTCCGTTGGCTCATCCCCCTCGTGGAGCGCATGGTCATCATCGACATGCGCACCGTCGCGCGCGACGTGCCGCCGCAGGACGTCATCACCCGGGACAACGTCAGCGTGAAGGTGAACGCCGTCGTCTACTTCCGCGTCATCCACGCGGACAAGGCCGTGCTCCAGGTGGAGGACTTCCTGTACGCCACGAGCCAGCTCGCGCAGACGACATTGCGCGCCATCCTCGGCCAGGTGGAGTTGGATCAACTGCTGTCCGAGCGCGAGCGCATCAACCGCGACATCCAGAAGGTGCTGGACGCGCACACGGACCCCTGGGGCATCAAGGTCTCCAACGTGGAGGTGAAGCACATCGACCTGCCGGTGGAGATGCAGCGCGCCATCGCCCGACAGGCGGAGGCCGAGCGCGAGCGCCGCGCGAAGATCATCGCCGCCGAGGGTGAACACCAGGCCGCCGAGAAGCTGTCCCTGGCCGCCGAGGTGCTCGACCGCAACCCCATCACCCTCCAGCTGCGCTACCTGCAGACGCTGGTGGAGATCACCGGCGGAGGCAACCAGACCATCATCCCCATTCCCCTGGATCTGCTCCGCACGCTGGGATTGCACCCCAAGGGAAGCGGATAG
- a CDS encoding host attachment protein, translated as MADALWILVANASRARLFSTDERAEKWDLREELFHEESRQRSVDLLNQPENPNAGTLRKPSAENEPNGRQSLEHDRFARQLAERLERGLNDRAYERLVIAAPPEFLGRLRKVISQRVHQHLMMDLRADYSNIPAQELPERIPII; from the coding sequence ATGGCGGATGCTTTGTGGATTCTGGTGGCCAATGCGAGCCGGGCCCGGCTGTTCTCGACGGATGAGCGGGCGGAGAAGTGGGACCTGCGCGAGGAGCTGTTCCACGAGGAGAGCCGTCAGCGCTCCGTGGACCTGCTCAACCAGCCCGAAAACCCCAACGCGGGCACCCTGCGCAAGCCCTCCGCGGAGAACGAGCCCAATGGACGCCAGTCCCTGGAGCATGACCGCTTCGCCCGGCAACTGGCGGAACGGCTCGAACGGGGGCTCAACGACCGGGCCTACGAGCGGCTGGTCATCGCCGCGCCTCCGGAGTTCCTGGGCCGACTGCGCAAGGTCATCAGCCAGCGCGTCCACCAGCACCTGATGATGGACCTGCGCGCGGACTACTCGAACATCCCCGCCCAGGAACTGCCCGAACGCATCCCCATCATTTGA
- a CDS encoding methyl-accepting chemotaxis protein, with the protein MGEVVKAALARAQARKNTSFALEVRTASGAVLFDSREPGAARAPHPVIEQALNSSELRDVGDGWHFVALSDPAEVYAGVKRQRTLFLIGTLVVGSVVLLLTFLFARDITRPITQLNQAVSRIVRTADLTQKLDVRSDDEVGELAESFRQMVHNLSETTRGMQRGTRVLGDTVAALTRAAEQEESNLTRQAAALQETQVTAEEIRQTSMLAAERASAVLQVATRAEELGRGGALSLQESMNGFESLRQQVEEMSGQVSQLNERAQRIGGITLAVKGLADRSNMLALNAAIEAVRSGEHGKGFAIVAKEIRTLANQSINSTTQVGTLLEDITQSIQKTVALSEQGQRRMDEGLAQARTSGDSIQALSDIVKDNMSAVRQIATAVSQQNAGFEEIFNAMTELSAMMHDTMMSLQATQRVTGELRDVAEQMQKMARSYRV; encoded by the coding sequence GTGGGCGAGGTGGTGAAGGCGGCACTCGCCCGGGCCCAGGCCCGGAAGAACACGAGCTTCGCCTTGGAGGTGCGCACGGCCTCGGGCGCCGTGCTCTTCGACTCGCGCGAGCCGGGTGCCGCGCGCGCGCCCCATCCCGTCATCGAACAGGCCCTCAACAGCTCGGAGCTCCGGGACGTGGGAGACGGCTGGCACTTCGTGGCGCTGTCGGATCCCGCCGAGGTCTACGCCGGGGTCAAGCGGCAGCGCACGCTCTTCCTCATCGGCACGCTCGTCGTGGGCTCGGTGGTGCTGCTGCTGACCTTCCTGTTCGCGCGGGACATCACCCGCCCCATCACCCAGCTCAACCAGGCGGTGAGCCGCATCGTGCGCACGGCGGACCTCACGCAGAAGCTCGACGTGCGCTCCGATGACGAGGTGGGCGAGCTGGCCGAGTCCTTCCGGCAGATGGTGCACAACCTGAGCGAGACGACGCGCGGCATGCAGCGCGGAACGCGCGTGCTCGGAGACACCGTGGCGGCCCTCACGCGCGCCGCCGAGCAGGAGGAGAGCAACCTCACCCGCCAGGCCGCGGCGCTGCAGGAGACGCAGGTGACGGCGGAGGAAATCAGGCAGACGTCGATGCTGGCCGCGGAGCGGGCCAGCGCGGTGCTCCAGGTGGCCACCCGGGCCGAGGAGCTGGGCCGCGGTGGCGCGCTCTCGCTCCAGGAGAGCATGAATGGCTTCGAGTCCCTGCGCCAACAGGTGGAGGAGATGTCCGGGCAGGTCAGCCAGCTCAACGAGCGCGCCCAGCGCATCGGCGGCATCACCCTGGCGGTGAAGGGCCTGGCGGATCGCTCCAACATGCTCGCGCTCAACGCGGCCATCGAGGCGGTGCGCTCCGGGGAGCACGGCAAGGGCTTCGCCATCGTGGCCAAGGAGATCCGCACACTGGCCAACCAGTCCATCAACTCCACCACCCAGGTGGGCACGCTGCTCGAGGACATCACCCAGTCCATCCAGAAGACGGTGGCGCTGAGCGAGCAGGGCCAGCGGCGCATGGACGAGGGCCTCGCGCAGGCGCGCACGAGCGGCGACAGCATCCAGGCGCTCAGCGACATCGTGAAGGACAACATGAGCGCGGTGCGGCAGATCGCCACCGCCGTGAGTCAGCAGAACGCCGGCTTCGAGGAGATCTTCAACGCCATGACGGAATTGTCCGCCATGATGCACGACACCATGATGAGCCTTCAGGCCACCCAACGCGTCACCGGCGAGCTGCGCGACGTCGCCGAGCAGATGCAGAAGATGGCGCGCAGCTACCGCGTATGA
- a CDS encoding esterase/lipase family protein, whose protein sequence is MATKHYILLVPGFFGFANLGELLYFGHVRDYFVAEMARRGVDVEVVQVLTHPTGSIRTRAGDLLRSIQAHVKDDDGPIHLVGHSTGGLDSRLFVSPGVLLGEDMDVERYARRVRTVVTVSTPHAGTPLASFFLGLFGQKLLQLLSLFTVYVLRFGRLPLSVAFRFGSLLTRWDEQLGFRPTILDQIFEQLLGDFSAERREELVRFLGDVGNDASLVPQLTPEGIDLFNASCQDRPGVRYGSVITQARPPSFRARLSAGLDPYAQITHTVYSFLYGRTQRMPLTAIPPHTPAQAEALVEAYGALPGPQACDGIVPTRSQVYGRVLTAVRADHLDAIGHFDQPAHRPPHVDWLISGSGFRRIQFERLWNTVVDFILLAT, encoded by the coding sequence ATGGCGACGAAGCACTACATCCTCCTGGTCCCTGGCTTCTTCGGCTTCGCCAACCTGGGAGAGCTGCTGTACTTCGGGCATGTGCGCGACTACTTCGTCGCGGAGATGGCCCGGCGAGGCGTGGACGTGGAAGTGGTGCAGGTGCTCACCCACCCCACCGGCTCCATCCGCACGCGCGCCGGGGATCTGCTCCGGTCCATCCAAGCCCATGTGAAGGACGACGACGGGCCCATCCACCTCGTCGGCCACTCCACCGGCGGGCTGGACTCGCGGCTCTTCGTCAGCCCGGGGGTGCTCCTGGGCGAGGACATGGACGTGGAGCGCTATGCACGCAGGGTGCGTACGGTGGTGACGGTGTCCACGCCCCACGCGGGCACGCCGCTCGCGTCCTTCTTCCTCGGACTCTTCGGGCAGAAGCTGCTGCAACTGCTGTCGCTCTTCACCGTGTACGTGCTGCGCTTCGGCCGGCTCCCCCTGAGCGTGGCCTTCCGCTTCGGCAGCCTGTTGACGCGCTGGGACGAGCAGTTGGGCTTCCGCCCCACCATCCTGGACCAGATCTTCGAGCAACTCCTGGGGGACTTCTCCGCCGAGCGCCGCGAGGAGCTGGTGCGCTTCCTCGGGGACGTGGGCAACGACGCCTCGCTCGTGCCCCAGCTCACGCCCGAGGGGATCGATCTCTTCAACGCGAGCTGTCAGGACCGGCCCGGCGTGCGCTATGGCTCCGTCATCACCCAGGCGAGGCCGCCGTCCTTCCGCGCGCGGTTGAGCGCGGGATTGGACCCCTACGCGCAAATCACCCACACGGTGTATTCGTTCCTCTACGGGCGCACGCAGCGCATGCCGCTGACGGCCATTCCGCCGCACACCCCGGCGCAGGCCGAGGCGCTGGTGGAGGCCTACGGCGCGCTGCCGGGTCCCCAGGCCTGTGACGGCATCGTCCCCACGCGCTCGCAGGTCTACGGACGCGTGCTGACGGCCGTGCGCGCGGACCACCTGGACGCCATTGGCCACTTCGACCAGCCCGCGCACCGGCCGCCCCATGTGGACTGGCTCATCTCGGGCTCGGGCTTCCGCCGCATCCAGTTCGAGCGCCTGTGGAACACCGTCGTGGACTTCATCCTGCTGGCGACGTGA
- a CDS encoding adenylate/guanylate cyclase domain-containing protein, translated as MVAEAMQQESMRVSAIMFTDMVELSTQVRRDSALDNELREEQRRLVRELLSDHGGREIKRLEDGFLVEFDGALPAVACALELQSALCARNECVPDERRVQLRIGIHLGSVVHQDGDVFGEGVNLAARLESLAPPGSLYVSEPVARQVRDQGLGGMVRLGRGELKNIRLPVPVYRIDPPGSRSRSWMARLRELLPIRARG; from the coding sequence TTGGTGGCTGAAGCGATGCAGCAGGAATCCATGAGGGTGTCGGCCATCATGTTCACGGACATGGTGGAGTTGAGCACTCAGGTCCGTCGGGACTCGGCGCTCGACAATGAATTGCGCGAGGAGCAGAGACGGCTCGTGCGCGAACTGTTGTCGGACCACGGAGGGCGCGAAATCAAACGGCTGGAGGATGGCTTCCTCGTGGAATTCGACGGGGCGCTGCCCGCGGTGGCATGTGCGCTGGAGCTGCAATCGGCGTTGTGTGCACGCAACGAATGCGTACCGGACGAGCGGCGGGTTCAACTGCGCATTGGCATCCACCTGGGCTCGGTGGTGCACCAGGACGGAGACGTCTTCGGTGAGGGCGTCAACCTGGCCGCCCGCTTGGAGTCACTCGCGCCGCCCGGCTCCCTGTATGTGAGCGAGCCCGTGGCGCGTCAGGTGCGCGACCAGGGTCTGGGCGGCATGGTGCGGCTGGGCCGGGGAGAGTTGAAGAACATCCGCCTGCCCGTGCCCGTCTACCGGATTGATCCGCCGGGGAGCCGCTCGCGGTCGTGGATGGCGCGCCTGCGCGAGTTGCTGCCCATCCGCGCCCGCGGTTGA
- the dps gene encoding DNA starvation/stationary phase protection protein Dps, whose product MTTKFPSHVNLPREARSELIELLNSCLATAIDLHWQVKQAHWNIRGNHFISRHLLFDKVADHVREQADQFAERAGALGGYAEGTIRLAAKNSELSEYDLSAVNGDDHVRVIVDRVSRYAATVREGIQRCDDVNDPVSADILTQILGQVEEDLWFLESHLHGSANIAREESGPSAIREETSAATNA is encoded by the coding sequence ATGACCACCAAGTTTCCCAGCCACGTCAACCTGCCGCGCGAGGCCCGTTCCGAGTTGATCGAGCTGCTCAACTCCTGTCTGGCGACCGCCATTGATCTGCACTGGCAGGTGAAACAGGCCCACTGGAACATCCGTGGCAATCACTTCATCAGCCGCCATCTGCTCTTCGACAAGGTGGCGGACCACGTGCGTGAACAAGCCGACCAGTTCGCCGAGCGCGCTGGAGCACTGGGCGGCTACGCGGAAGGCACCATCCGTCTGGCCGCCAAGAACAGCGAGTTGAGCGAGTACGACCTGAGCGCCGTCAACGGCGATGATCACGTGCGTGTCATCGTGGACCGGGTGTCGCGCTACGCGGCCACCGTGCGCGAGGGCATCCAGCGCTGCGACGATGTGAACGACCCGGTCAGCGCGGACATCCTCACGCAGATCCTCGGCCAGGTGGAGGAGGATCTGTGGTTCCTGGAGAGCCACCTGCACGGCTCGGCCAACATCGCCCGCGAGGAGAGTGGCCCGTCCGCCATCCGCGAGGAGACCTC
- a CDS encoding M20 family metallopeptidase, giving the protein MREMGEAAASWLTGRVGEMEEALAALVEVNSWTENPEGGRKVGALLREQLVIPGLSAEVVSSTRYADHLVFRSEGAPGLAPVALVGHLDTVFPPGKFEGYRRDGALRRGPGVLDMKGGLVVIAWTLKALAASGGLARLPPLRLVVVSDEEVGSPEGARVIQEAIAGARACLVFESGRAGDAIITRRKGTGMAVATASGKAAHAGNAHQEGANALWAIARFVDRVQQLTDYPRGLTVNVGKVTGGQGKNTVPDHAVAEVDLRFCTRADGEALVQRFHEAAREAAAGVPGTRVEVQGGVAREPLERTEASAALMEAYGVCAHASGLGRGEAPLVGGGSDASTSSAMGIPSIDGLGPRGKGFHTVDEFIEVDTLVPKAQALARYLASLTG; this is encoded by the coding sequence ATGCGCGAGATGGGTGAAGCGGCGGCGAGCTGGCTGACGGGCCGGGTAGGGGAGATGGAGGAAGCGCTCGCCGCGCTGGTCGAGGTGAACTCCTGGACGGAGAACCCGGAGGGAGGGCGCAAGGTCGGCGCCCTGCTGCGCGAGCAGCTCGTCATTCCAGGGCTGTCGGCGGAGGTGGTATCGAGTACGCGCTACGCGGACCACCTGGTCTTCCGATCCGAGGGGGCGCCGGGGCTCGCGCCGGTGGCGTTGGTGGGCCACCTGGACACGGTCTTCCCCCCGGGCAAGTTCGAGGGCTACCGGCGCGATGGAGCGCTGCGGCGCGGCCCGGGTGTGCTGGACATGAAGGGCGGGCTCGTCGTCATCGCCTGGACGCTCAAGGCGCTCGCGGCGTCGGGCGGCCTCGCGCGGCTGCCGCCCTTGCGGCTGGTGGTGGTGTCGGATGAGGAGGTGGGCTCGCCCGAGGGCGCGCGGGTCATCCAGGAGGCGATCGCCGGAGCCCGGGCGTGTCTCGTCTTCGAGTCCGGCCGGGCCGGGGACGCCATCATCACCCGGCGCAAGGGCACCGGCATGGCGGTGGCCACGGCGAGTGGCAAGGCGGCCCACGCGGGCAACGCCCACCAGGAGGGGGCCAACGCGCTCTGGGCCATCGCCCGTTTCGTGGACCGGGTGCAGCAGCTCACCGACTACCCGCGCGGGCTCACCGTCAACGTGGGCAAGGTGACGGGGGGCCAGGGCAAGAACACGGTCCCGGACCATGCCGTGGCCGAGGTGGACCTGCGCTTCTGCACCCGCGCCGACGGCGAGGCGCTGGTCCAGCGCTTCCACGAGGCGGCCCGGGAGGCGGCGGCGGGCGTGCCCGGCACCCGCGTGGAGGTCCAGGGAGGCGTGGCGCGCGAGCCCCTGGAGCGCACCGAGGCGTCCGCGGCCTTGATGGAGGCCTATGGCGTGTGCGCCCACGCCTCGGGGTTGGGCCGGGGCGAGGCGCCCCTGGTGGGCGGCGGCTCGGACGCGAGCACGTCCTCCGCCATGGGCATCCCCTCCATCGACGGGCTGGGGCCTCGGGGCAAGGGCTTCCACACGGTGGACGAGTTCATCGAGGTGGACACCCTCGTGCCCAAGGCCCAGGCCCTGGCGCGCTACCTCGCCTCCCTGACGGGATGA